A single region of the Triticum dicoccoides isolate Atlit2015 ecotype Zavitan chromosome 2B, WEW_v2.0, whole genome shotgun sequence genome encodes:
- the LOC119365365 gene encoding PR5-like receptor kinase — protein sequence MAAVGDFSSLCSLPFLFLLLVANGKATMLNITNRCSYTVWPAAVPIGGGVQLDPGKTWILDVSGLTSRGRLWARTGCSFDGRGDGSCQTGDCGGTLACTDYGQPPVTLAEFTTGHGQTDDFFDISLVNGFNVPMDFLPVPTKGGPGCSKGPRCEANITSRCPTELQAPGGCNNACIGNGTSNCEPTTYTVFFKQMCPDAYTDYNDFTCPTGTNYQVIFCPPFNLTISPAPASSLPAPVGPSSKRLKSSFLRSRAVIIIAPAGGFILLAVLVTIIFFTCKCNQRAQRHQEMEEEEEFGELQGALVRFTFQQLQVATRQFTDKLGEGGFGSVFKGQFGEERIAVKRLDRAGQGKKQFLAEVQTISSIHHINLVRLIGFCAEKSHRLLVYEYMPKRSLDRWIYSRHDNNAPPLDWSTRCKIITHIAKGLSYLHEGCTKRIAHLDVKPQNILLDDNYNAKLSDFGLCKLIDRDISQVVTRMRGTPGYLAPEWLTSQITEKADVYSFGVVVMEIICARKNLDISQSEENIHLITLVEEKVKSGRLVDLIDKSSTDMQAHKQDVVEKMKLAMWCLQIECRKRPNMSDVVKLLEGGDMKANTNISNNFVAISPTKFCMAGNLSYLDSPQVSDLSGPR from the coding sequence ATGGCAGCGGTGGGCGACTTTTCGTCCCTCTGCTCACTGCCTTTTCTCTTCCTGCTCCTCGTCGCCAACGGCAAGGCCACCATGCTAAACATCACCAACCGATGCTCCTACACGGTGTGGCCGGCCGCCGTGCCCATCGGCGGTGGCGTGCAGCTCGACCCGGGGAAGACGTGGATCCTCGACGTATCCGGCCTCACCTCCAGAGGACGCCTGTGGGCGCGCACGGGCTGCTCATTCGACGGCAGAGGCGACGGTTCATGCCAGACGGGCGACTGCGGCGGTACGCTCGCCTGCACGGACTACGGCCAGCCGCCGGTCACACTGGCCGAGTTCACGACTGGCCATGGCCAGACGGACGATTTCTTCGATATCTCCCTCGTCAACGGCTTCAACGTGCCCATGGATTTTCTGCCGGTGCCAACAAAGGGAGGGCCGGGGTGTAGCAAGGGGCCGCGCTGCGAAGCCAACATAACGTCGCGGTGCCCAACTGAGCTGCAGGCTCCGGGAGGCTGCAACAACGCGTGCATCGGGAATGGGACGAGCAACTGCGAACCCACCACCTACACCGTCTTCTTCAAGCAGATGTGTCCGGATGCCTATACCGACTACAACGACTTCACTTGCCCGACGGGAACCAACTACCAGGTCATCTTCTGTCCCCCGTTCAATCTAACAATTTCACCGGCACCCGCGAGCTCTCTGCCTGCACCTGTTGGCCCATCAAGCAAGAGACTGAAATCCTCCTTCCTAAGAAGCCGTGCTGTGATTATAATAGCTCCTGCGGGTGGTTTCATTTTGCTCGCGGTATTGGTTACAATCATTTTCTTCACATGTAAATGTAACCAAAGGGCGCAACGgcaccaggagatggaggaagaggaagagtttGGTGAGCTACAAGGAGCACTAGTGAGGTTCACATTTCAACAACTACAGGTAGCAACTAGGCAATTCACAGACAAGCTTGGGGAAGGAGGATTTGGGTCTGTTTTCAAGGGGCAATTTGGTGAAGAAAGAATCGCTGTGAAACGTTTGGATCGAGCTGGCCAGGGGAAGAAgcaatttttggcagaggttcaaaCAATCAGCAGCATCCACCACATCAACCTGGTGAGATTGATCGGTTTCTGTGCAGAGAAATCTCATAGGCTCTTGGTATATGAGTATATGCCCAAGAGATCCTTGGATAGGTGGATTTATAGTCGACATGACAATAATGCTCCTCCTCTGGATTGGAGCACGCGATGCAAAATTATTACTCATATAGCTAAGGGTCTCTCTTATCTTCATGAAGGGTGCACAAAAAGAATTGCTCATTTGGATGTCAAACCACAAAACATCCTCTTAGATGATAACTACAATGCAAAACTTTCTGATTTTGGACTATGCAAGCTCATTGATAGAGATATTAGCCAAGTGGTTACTCGAATGAGAGGTACGCCTGGATATTTAGCTCCTGAATGGTTGACATCACAAATCACAGAAAAGGCTGATGTCTATAGCTTTGGTGTTGTGGTCATGGAAATCATTTGTGCAAGAAAGAACCTCGACATCTCTCAGTCTGAAGAGAACATCCATCTTATTACACTAGTGGAAGAAAAAGTGAAGAGTGGTCGGTTGGTAGATTTGATTGACAAGAGCAGTACCGACATGCAAGCACACAAGCAAGATGTAGTTGAGAAGATGAAGCTCGCGATGTGGTGTTTACAGATTGAGTGCAGAAAAAGGCCTAATATGTCCGATGTTGTAAAATTATTGGAAGGTGGTGACATGAAAGCAAACACCAACATAAGTAATAACTTTGTTGCAATAAGTCCAACAAAGTTTTGTATGGCTGGAAATCTGAGCTACTTAGATTCACCTCAGGTCTCAGATCTATCAGGCCCAAGGTGA